The Nocardioides marmorisolisilvae genomic interval TGGTGGCGACACCGCACCTGGGCGCTTCGACCGTGGAGGCCCAGGAGAAGGCAGGCATCGCGGTCGCGAGGTCGGTGGTACTCGCGCTGGCCGGTGAGCTCGTCCCGGACGCCGTCAACGTGCAGGGCGGCGTGATCGCCGAGGACGTGCGTCCCGGCATCCCCCTCGCCGAGAAGCTCGGCCGGATCTTCACCGCGCTGGCCGGTGAGGTCGCCCAATCGATCGACGTCGAGGTACGCGGCGAGATCACGGCGTACGACGTCACCGTGCTCGAGCTGGCAGCGCTCAAGGGCGTGTTCACCGACGTCGTCGAGCACGACGTCTCCTACGTCAACGCGCCGCTGCTCGCCGCCGAGCGTGGCACCGAGGTGCGCCTGGTGACCGACCCGGAGAGCCCCGACCACCGCAACCTGATCACGATCCGCGGCACCCTTCCCGACGGGGTCCAGGTGTCGGTCTCCGGCACGCTCGTCGGGATCGGGCAGAAGGAGCGCCTGGTCGAGGTGAACGGCTTCGTCGTCGACCTCGAGCCCACCGAGCACCTCGCCTTCTTCCTCTATCAGGACCGTCCCGGGATGGTGGGCACCGTCGGCCAGATCCTCGGCGCGGCGGAGGTGAACATCGCGGGCATGCAGGTCTCCCGTGACGAGAGGGGCGGCCAGGCCTTGGTCGCGATGTCGGTCGATTCCGAGGTGCCTGTCGACGTCCTGGAGAAGATCCAGTCGGCGATGTCGGCGACCAGCGTCCGGGGGATCGACCTGACCGCCGGCCCATGAGGATCGGGTCCGTCCGACGGTGGGCGGTGGCGGGTGTGGTGCTCCTGCTTGCCGTGCTCGTTGTCGTCGTGGTCTCCAGGGATCACCGCGGTTCCCTCTCCTGTGGTCGTGAGGCACTCACCAAGCCCGATGGCAAGGCATGGACGTGCACGTTCGACGACGAGTTCGACGGCTCGAGCCTGCGGCGTTCGTCCTGGACCGTCACCACCACCTCGGCGACCGGCTTCCACGGTGGCCCCGAGTGCCTCGTCGATCGTCCCGGGAACGTGTCGGTGCGGGACGGGTCGCTGCTCCTGACGACGCGACGCACGAGCGCTCCGTTCACATGCGCGACGAACACCGGCAACTACCGCAGCGCGTACACCTCCGGCGCGGTCAGCACGCGGGGAATCTTCGAGCAGACCTACGGTCGCTTCGAGATCAGGGCGCGGTTCCCCGACGCTGGCGGTCCCGGTCTGTACGACGGGCTCTGGCTCTATCCCAGCAAGCTCAGCTACGGCCGTTGGCCCGCGTCTGGGGAGATCGACCTGGCCGAGCACTACAGCGTGTGGCCCACCGTGATCAACCATCAGCTGCACTACGACCGCGCCGTCGAAGACACGCGGACGCCGCGGCGGACCTGCAGGATCAGTGATCCTGCCAGCTTCCACACCTACGTCCTCCTCTGGACCCCGAGCCGGATCACGATGGCGTACGACGGCCAGTTGTGCTGGACCACGACGTGGCGTCCGGCGCCGCCGCTGCGCAGCCCGCAGCCCTTCGACAAGCCGTTCTATCTAGTGATCAACCAAGCGGTCGGCATCGGGGTGAACCGCCCCGATGGCCTCCGGCTGCCGGCCACGGCCGCCATCGACTACGTCCGGGTGTGGCGCTAGGTTGCATCGCGTTACGACATTTTGGGCAATCGGCTGCGCGACCTCCGCGTGGTCGGGTATCCATGGGGCTAGCCAGCGACGCGAGCGTCGGAACTTGGGAGGGTTCTGGGGCATGACTTCGCGTCCTGTGGGCAGGATCGGGACAACTTGGAGGAGGATCCGCCTTGCGTACACGTATGTCGTTGACGTCCCTGACAGGGGGTCTCGCGCTCGCCCTCGCGGCCACGGTCGGGCTCGCTGCCCCGTCGATCGCCGCGCACGGCAACGGCGCTACGGACAGCGGCCAGACGCCGGTGTCGTCGACGTGTCCCGACGTTCCCCGCGCGGGCGGAGGCGAGTGGACATGCACCTTCGACGACGAGTTCGATGGCACGTCGCTCGATCCGAGTCACTGGCAGGTTCTCACCACCGCCCAGGGTGGATTCCACGGTGGCCCGGAGTGTCTGGTGGACTCGCCGCAGACGATCCGCGTCCGCTCCGGTGAACTGCACTTGACCACGCAGTCGACCCGCAAGCCGGTGGTGTGCAACACCCCATGGGGCAGCTACACCACGTCGTACATCTCGGGTGCGGTCACCAGCAAGGGCGTGTTCTCCCAGGCCTATGGCAGGTTCGAGATCCGCGCCCGCTTTCCCGACCTCGCCACGGCCGGTCTGTACGACGGGC includes:
- a CDS encoding glycoside hydrolase family 16 protein; the encoded protein is MRIGSVRRWAVAGVVLLLAVLVVVVVSRDHRGSLSCGREALTKPDGKAWTCTFDDEFDGSSLRRSSWTVTTTSATGFHGGPECLVDRPGNVSVRDGSLLLTTRRTSAPFTCATNTGNYRSAYTSGAVSTRGIFEQTYGRFEIRARFPDAGGPGLYDGLWLYPSKLSYGRWPASGEIDLAEHYSVWPTVINHQLHYDRAVEDTRTPRRTCRISDPASFHTYVLLWTPSRITMAYDGQLCWTTTWRPAPPLRSPQPFDKPFYLVINQAVGIGVNRPDGLRLPATAAIDYVRVWR
- a CDS encoding glycoside hydrolase family 16 protein — encoded protein: MTSLTGGLALALAATVGLAAPSIAAHGNGATDSGQTPVSSTCPDVPRAGGGEWTCTFDDEFDGTSLDPSHWQVLTTAQGGFHGGPECLVDSPQTIRVRSGELHLTTQSTRKPVVCNTPWGSYTTSYISGAVTSKGVFSQAYGRFEIRARFPDLATAGLYDGLWLYPESPAYGAWPASGEIDLAEHYSAWPRWVNYNLHYAGEDQDTTRTPRPTCRISSPADFHDYVLEWSSDQISMIYDGQTCWSTAWTPAAPLVSPQPFDQPFFMILNQAVGTGANAPTSASALPATMDVDYVRVWK